A stretch of DNA from Desulfosarcina ovata subsp. ovata:
ATCCGCTTCATTTCCATTCTGAGGAGTGGGCAACAACGCCAGCTCTGACCATATTCAAATCAACATAAACCATGCACCTCCACAGATGCTCACCAGATTCTATCGCGGTGGAATGATAACCAAAAAGCGCCTTTACGATTCTTGCGGCGATTGTATTCCTATCCAAGCCTGCCGGCAACGAATGGAAAGTTAATACCGTTTTTTGGCTTTAAATAGAAGCGCAACCCAACGATTCAGCGTAATTCTTTAAAATCGCGTTGCCGACAATTACCGGCGTCTAACCAGCTGCGAATAGGGCGGCAGATCAGCCCTTTGAACTTAGCGCCCTTCGGGCGGGCTCTTAGTCTGCAGCAAACTTCATTGTCTCACGGTTGCAATTCGGGCAACCAAGAACCGGCATAAACCCTTTGATATTTCTGCCTTCGAATTCTGCCATAGCAATCTCGACATCTATAATTGCTTCGTTTATCTTCATTTCATGCTGGCAGTGGGAACAACGATAATTGTATTCCACAGGAGGAGGACCGAATGGCACCCTCCCCTTCCACCATTTTCTTGTTCAACGATGGTTCCGTACTTTTCTGCTTTGAGGTTTTCATAATCGGCCCAACCCGGCCGGTGACCGTTTACAGCCTGATCGCCCGGCATACGATCGAGGAGAAAATCGTCGCCCTGCACCGCGCCAAACGGGACCTTGCCGACAGTCTGCTTGACGGTACCGATATGAGCGGGAAAATGAACGCCGAGGAACTGATGGCATTGATTCGGGAGGGATGAGACATCAAAAAATTATTTCTTGCCGGGTCCATTGAAAGACTCAGGCCCCCATAACCAGCCTTCGGATTTCTCTAATTCGAGAAATACACGACCAAAGCTATCCCCGTGGAGAGTCATCGCTTTTGCGGCGGATTCAGAATCTCCCTTCATGACGGCTTGAACAATATCTTCGTGTTCTCCGGCGCCGTGCAGTTTCAATAAATCTTTGAACATCGCCTTGATGATTCGGTGAGTCAGGGAGATGATGGAAATGATGATACCTTCAAAAAGACGATTGCCGCACATTTCAGCGAGGATTAAATGAACTGCCGTCAGTTTCTTCATGAGATCGTCGGCTGATTTGAAGGATTGCTTCTCTTGCTCCAACGCAATTTCGAGTTTTTCTCTGAATTCGTCGCTAATATTCAATGCAGCCAATCGCGCGATTTCCGGTTCAATGTATTGACGAACATTTAAAACTTCGGTGATGGTAATTTTGTTTGAAAAAAACAGATCAGAGAATCCCACATCAAACAGGCCCAATGTGATTTCTTTTACATACGCGCCTCCCAACGGTCCCTGCTTTATTTCAACATACCCGCTCACTTGGAGGCCCCTAATGGCTTCCCGTACGACCCCCCTGCTGACATTGAACAGGCTTGTCAACTCTCTTTCCGATGGAAGTTTGTCTCCTTCTTTATAGGCGCCTCGAAGAATGGCTTCTTTCAACTGTGCCAAGACCTCTTCGGTGGCTTTGGGTTGTTTGATGGGCTCAAAAGAATACATTGTTCCCTTTAAGTTCATGTGGACACGTCAACGGTTTTAAAGTTTTTTAGCATTAAATTTAAGCTTCATAAAATCCTTGCAATTCCATCTATCAGAAAAATTATTTCTTGACAAGACCAACAGTACATTATATGTAGGACCATAAATGTAAGACCAACAGCACCCACATGTTTTTTAATTCTCGATACAAATATTTTTGTTAAATTTCAGTCCCTTAATCTGGATTTGAGGATAAAGGGAAAGGCGTTCTTCGTTGGTTTGCCCCCGGGATCGACACAAAGATTTTTGGAGGGTAACCCGGACTGATTCAAACAGTAAAAACTAGCGTTTCCAGATTGTATGAACGATCGGTCAGAACGAACCGCCTCCATAATAATCTGTGTCGTCTTGTTACAGGCAAACTGTAGTTCAATTTTCCTGTCATGAAATTCGCGAGAAAGCCGGGATTTCTTTATCCCCATTTTTTTAAAAAAGTAACAATTTAATCAGGAAGGAATGGTAAAAATGAAACAACTTACCGGGGCAGATGAGATGTGGTTTTCACTGGAATCACAAAACACACCCATGCATATTAGTGACGTTCATATTTATAATCCGGTTACTGCCCCTGGAAAGCACGTATCCCAAAAAGATGTTTTAAATTATATCGAAAAACGGGTAGATAGCTTGCCGATGCGCGAGAAGCGTTTTCCCGTTCCCTTCAATGCCGACTACTCATACTGGGTTGATGATGAGAACTTTGATTTAAAAAACCACATTCGTTTCACTACGCTTTCCAAACCAGGAACCTGGAAACAATTTTGCTCTGAGGTCGAGCGTATCATCGCGATACCGTTGGATATGTCCCGCCCTCTCTGGGAAATGCATATCATCGAAGGATTGAACAAAATAGACGGCATCCCCGAGGGTTGCTTTGCGGTGGTTCACAAGAAGCACCACGGTCAGTTTGACGGATCATCGGCTACTTATGTGAAGAGTGTGCTGCATACACTGGATCCGGCGGCTAAAGAACTCCCGCCAAAGCAAACGACGCCGGCAGATAAAGCCCCTTCTCAACTGGATTTATTCTATCGAACCATGTTCAGAAACACGGTGATAAAGCCCATGGAAAGGATGAACTTCCTGTATCGGACGCTTCCCGACCTTCCGCAGGCAATGCAGGCCGCCGTTGAAGACGCAATGAAAATGGGATCGGCGGTTCGCACCCGATTCTCAAAAGCCATTCCATCTTTGTCTCGTGTGATCGAGGCGCGCCCCTTCCCCTTACAGGATATCCTACGGTTCCGAAAACTCGTACCTGGAGCGACGGTCAATGATGTTGTCATAACAATCTTTGCGGGAGCGCTTAGGAAATACCTCATGCACCACAATGAACTCCCGGAAGAACCACTTCGCGGATTAATTCCGATCGCAGTTAGAAAAGAGGAAGAGATTGGTGCCGGTGGAAATAAAGTCTTTTCCATGATTACCGTTACACATACGGATGTGGAGGACCCTGTCGAACGTCTTGCAAAAGTACACCAAGCAACACAGTATTCAAAAAAGTTTACCGATACGCTTGGGGGCCGGTCGATGAATGAAATGCTTGAATTGTCGCCTTTGGCGATGATTGATTTGAGCATTAAAATGGCCCAGGGTGTAAAACTGGCGAATTTTAACTCGCCATTATATAGCGGTTTTGGCATGAGTAATGTTCCGGGCTCCCGTGAATCGCTCTATTTCTGCGGTGCCCAACAAATCCGATGCTTCAATTGGGGCTTTCTGATGGATGGAATGGGGCTTTTGCTTGCTGCCGGCAGTTATGGTGATGAGTTGGTGTTTTCAACAATGAGCTGCCCGGAAATGATGCCGGATTCAGACTTTTTTGCGGATTGTATTCAGAAATCCCACGATGAACTCTATCATTTAAAAAATGGATAGTGCTCCCATACCTGCGTTATTTTTTTATATGCACGCTGACCGGTCGGCCGGTCTTACTATTTTATCTACTGATGGGCATCTGAAGGAGGCGGAAAAAATAATGGACAGACATGCATGCTGGCAACGAACTTGGCCGCAAGGCGTATCAGATCATATTGAGGCGGAAAAGCCATTTACCGAGTATTTTCGAGATCGGTCGGCCGAACAACCCGATGCCGTCGCCATCGATTTTTACGGTTATGAAATCCGATATGGCGAACTGAACAGAAAAATCGACCAGTTTGCCAACGCGTTGATGGGCCGCGGGTTGGCCAGGGGTGACCGGGTCGGTATTTTTACAATACCGTTCGGCATACATATTGCCGTAACATCTTGTTATTAAAATAAAAAATAGCGCTGGACAAAAAGATCGCTTTGTGTTTTAATCATGGTGGGTACAATTAATTAACCAGGAGGTCTCCATGAGCGAACACATCGACAAAAATGTTTTTCAAACAATTCTATCACCGGTGCTACCATTGATTGAGGTTACTCAAAATAGTCTCCATAATGATTTGGACACTTACAAGCTTTCATTATCATCGTTCACCACAAATTTGCTTTTTGGAATAATAACCAGAATTAAAAGCGTTGGACAAATCGTCACTGAGATCAAAACATCACCAACTGCTAAGGCATTAGGATTGGTCGTCGCATCGAAGTCTATGTATAATGAAGCGTTTAATCGTTATCCCCCAGAAATATTTAAAGATATATTCCATCAGTTGGTAAAAGAATTGGATTTGCATAAAATTCCGGAAATCAGTCATCTTGGAAAAATGCTAATTGTAGATGGTTCGCTTTTTCCGGCCATTTCCAATATGGCATGGGCTTGTTACAAGAAAACCGCTAATGCGATCAAAATGCATTTATCTTTTGAACTCAACCGAATGATTCCAACCGAATTTATCAGTACGGAAGGTAACTTTTCCGAAAAAGAATTTGTTAAGCAAATTCTTCGCGAAGGCATTACATATGTCTGTGATCGAGGCTATATCGCTTTCAATCTGTTCAAGCAGATATCCGACAGCAATGCATTTTTTATTATTCGCGGAAAGTCGAATATGACGTACACTGTAAAAGAGTGTCTCACTGCCACCGTACCGGATACATTCTTGAAATTTTTCAGTGACATCACAGATTCAAATATAATATTCAATAGCGATGAAAACAAAGCAAGTTATCGTATTGTTAGCTTTACGGCTATGGGCGAAAACTACATTTTGATCACAAACAGAAATGATTTGACAACTTACGAAATTATAATGCTTTACGCTTACAGGTGGCAAGTGGAACTTTTTTTTCGCTTCATAAAAAGAACCTTCAAGGGAATTCACTTAATGAGCCAATCTCCTCATGGCGTACAGATACAATTCTACTTGTATATGATTGCTTATCTATTGTTATTATCATTCAAACAAGATACGGAAATAATAAGCAGAGAAAATGAAAAAGATGAGCATGAATCTGAAGAAAATAATAAGAACGAAACCTTGCTAACTTCATCTTCATGCTCCAATTCAAATGCAAAAAGACCATATGTTTGCGGGTTAGTAACTCTTCTTGGAGAAAAATTAAAACAGTTTTATAAAATTGGTCTTCACTGGTTATTAGCAGTAAAAAATAATTTGTTAGAAATATTTGATGTGAATATCGCCAAAGTTATTGCTCAATACTCTTATCAATGACTGTGCCGAACAGTATTGGTATTTTTATGCAAAACAGTCCGCATTATGTCATCAGTTTTTTTGGAATCATTCGTGCCGGTGGGGTGGTGGTTAATCTGAATCCCATGTTCAAAGCAATGGAGCTTGCGCCGATCATCGAAAAAACCGGCATCAATATGATCATCGTGCAAGACACGCTTTGCTCCGAATTTAACAAGGTGGATAACGCCGGTCGCATTGAAACCGTGATCGTCGCCCGGTTTGCGGATTTTCTTTCAAAGCAGCCCCTGTTCTCTCCTCCGGACGAAGTATTTGGAACCGACCAACCGTTTTCCGGAACCGTCGACTTTAAAGATATTTTGGATGAGGGCATGCCGATACCGGTGTGCCGCATCCACGACATGGATAACGATCTGGCCATGCTGCAATTAACCGGGGGAACCACCGGGGTACCCAAGGCAGCCATGATCAGTATCAGGTCCTTAACCATAGCGGTGTGTGCATCGATGCACTGGTTCGGCCTTACTCCAAAGGAGACCAGCCTGGGTATTGCACCGTTTTTCCACATCATGGGGTTACAGGTCACCATGATACCGGCCCTTTTTGCCGGAGGGAAACTGGTGATCCTGACTCGATTTGTTCCAGCCATCATCGCACAGGCCATTGCCGAAAAAAAATGCACGGTCTGGGTGGCGGCCCCCACGATGATCACCGCCCTGGTCAACATGCCGACAATAGAACAATTTGATTTCTCCTCTCTGAGGGTGATCGTGACCGGTGGGTCTCCCATCTCAATCACTCTCCAACAGAGGATCAAGGAAATCGCGCCCAACAGTCAATTGGGTGAAGGATATGGTTTGACCGAAGTTCTGGCCGCCGGAGGTGTTGTAACACCTTTAGGCAACTGGAAGCCCGGTTTTACGGGTATCCCCATTATTAAGGAAAACGATTTAAGAATAATGGACCTTGAGGGACGCGAAGAAGAGATGCCTTGCAACCAAAAAGGAGAGATCGCCATCAAGGGCCCGACGGTGATGAATGGATACTGGAACGAGCCTGAAGAAACCAAAAAAGTAATGAAGAATGGGTGGTTCTACACCGGTGATATCGGGCTGATGGATGAAGATGGATATTTAAAGATCGTCGATCGGAAAAAGGAACTGATTCTTTGCTCCGGTTTTAATGTCTACCCAACAGAGTTGGAAAATACCATGTTGATGCATCCGGCCATCCTTGAGGTCGCCGTCATAGGGATACCCGATGACTATCGCGGAGAGTCAGTCAAGGCATTTGTGGTATTGAAAGACCAGTTCAAAGACGAACTAACGGCAGAAGGGCTCATCAACTGGTGCAAGGACAACATGGCTGCCTATAAACGTCCGCATGAAGTGGAATTCACGGAGTCGCTACCCAAATCGGGTGCTGGAAAAATTCTAAAACGACTATTAAAAAAATAGACTTTACCCCCAAATCCCGTCTGCTGTTAAACTGTTTGGAAAAGGGTCACCGCAAACCAGTAAACGAACAATTTCATGGAGGAGGTTTTATGCAAGAGCAATGGGCCGGCACAACTGCCACGGGTTATTCTGCTTTTTCAATGGTTTGTCTGATTATCTGGTTGTCACTCAATAACTATATTCCCAAAGAGAATGTTCCGATATTTTTTGCACTCCTGACGGCAGGTGGTCTGGCTCAGATCCTTGCCGGTATGATTCAACTCAAAAGAGGGCTTGCCACTCCCGGAAACCTGCTTTTGACTTTTGGCACCCTGTTTATGCTGGGACCAGCGCTTACATTTCTTTTGGTCGGTTTGAAACTGGCTTCCCCAACTCCGCTGATCGGTTATGTGAATATCTTTTTGGGGGTTTTAATGGGCCTTTATATCATTCCTTTATTACGTGCGCCGTTAATTCCTTTTTTGATTGGCCCGCTCGGTTTTTTTGTTTTATCGACCTTGGGTTTGACTGAAATCGGATATGTTGCATTTAAACCGGTCGCTTCTTTCCTTTTTGCCGTTTCCGTTATTTATGGACTTTATATGGTGGCCGTCGGTTTGGGTGAAGAAGTAAATATTCATTTGCCGGTTGGCAAGCCTCTGATGCCTCTAAAAGAGCCGTTAAAACAGTAAAACAGGTGATGGCGTGGCGCTTCGCGCCACGCCATCGGGCTGCGGATTGCCATCCCGCAGCCCTTTGTTGTCAATGCCCACCTTTTCCGTCAAGTGACAACAATCACTCTTTTCCTGAAAGAACGGCTCAAAAGAAAATTGGCTGCTGTCGAAGAAGGTATTCGTTTAATTCTAAATTTTTAAACTGAAGCTTGATTTCCCCCTCAGAACATTGCGCCTTGAGCGAAGTGGGCAGTGAAAAAACAATCATAGATGAAAGTTTCGAATCCGATCATAGTTCACAATTGATCTTCTATAGTGATCCAACTTAGGTTTTTTTAGGCATACAATTTGCTGCAAAATAGTTTTTTCATAAAAAATCAGTCAACTGAACAAACATCAAGATTTTTGATACATCCATTCTGAAACAGAATTCCCAAACCGTCAGGAGGGGGTTTTATGGATGTATCCGAATACAAATTTGATGATGCTGAAATTCAAAAATTACATGATCACAGAGACAATCAACCAGATGTCCGACTGAAGTTAAGATTCATTGCGCTATTAATGCTGGCCGAAAATGTTGATCTTAAAACAATCGCATCCATTATCGGCAAATCTGCCAAAACCATTGAAAACTATCATCATCAGTAAATAACTAAGAGAATCGAAAGTTTAAATTCTTTTCAATACAAACCCAAACAATCCTATCTGACTTACATTTCGCACGAGTGAAACGGTAATTATCAAGTTTATTGCTCAAGGCGGGGAAATTCTATAACATATTGAAAAAATTGATTAAATAAGCACTGGACAATTCCGGCCTCATCTGTTATGCATACAATGTATGAGGCTGGCAAAATGATTCCTTCATCTAGCGGATCCACCTGTCAAGGTCTGGGCATAATCCCTTCGGGCTCACGCCCAGACCTTGCAGGTGATCCGCGGGCCGTTGTGTGTGGCCTAAATCGTTTTCAATCCACTCCTTGGTACCTTGAAGATCAATCCTTGACATTAGTACCAATATTGATACTATTTAGACATGACAAAAATCGACGACCTGCTTATTCAAATTAAAAAAAATCCGAAGGATGTGCGATTTTCGGAATTGTGCAGGATATGCGACCATTTTTTCGGTGAACCACGTCAGAAGAAAAGCAGTCATCGAATATATAAAACGCCTTGGCAAGGTGATCCAAGGGTAAATATCCAGAACGATAAAG
This window harbors:
- a CDS encoding FadR/GntR family transcriptional regulator, which produces MNLKGTMYSFEPIKQPKATEEVLAQLKEAILRGAYKEGDKLPSERELTSLFNVSRGVVREAIRGLQVSGYVEIKQGPLGGAYVKEITLGLFDVGFSDLFFSNKITITEVLNVRQYIEPEIARLAALNISDEFREKLEIALEQEKQSFKSADDLMKKLTAVHLILAEMCGNRLFEGIIISIISLTHRIIKAMFKDLLKLHGAGEHEDIVQAVMKGDSESAAKAMTLHGDSFGRVFLELEKSEGWLWGPESFNGPGKK
- a CDS encoding wax ester/triacylglycerol synthase family O-acyltransferase, which translates into the protein MKQLTGADEMWFSLESQNTPMHISDVHIYNPVTAPGKHVSQKDVLNYIEKRVDSLPMREKRFPVPFNADYSYWVDDENFDLKNHIRFTTLSKPGTWKQFCSEVERIIAIPLDMSRPLWEMHIIEGLNKIDGIPEGCFAVVHKKHHGQFDGSSATYVKSVLHTLDPAAKELPPKQTTPADKAPSQLDLFYRTMFRNTVIKPMERMNFLYRTLPDLPQAMQAAVEDAMKMGSAVRTRFSKAIPSLSRVIEARPFPLQDILRFRKLVPGATVNDVVITIFAGALRKYLMHHNELPEEPLRGLIPIAVRKEEEIGAGGNKVFSMITVTHTDVEDPVERLAKVHQATQYSKKFTDTLGGRSMNEMLELSPLAMIDLSIKMAQGVKLANFNSPLYSGFGMSNVPGSRESLYFCGAQQIRCFNWGFLMDGMGLLLAAGSYGDELVFSTMSCPEMMPDSDFFADCIQKSHDELYHLKNG
- a CDS encoding AMP-binding protein, with translation MDRHACWQRTWPQGVSDHIEAEKPFTEYFRDRSAEQPDAVAIDFYGYEIRYGELNRKIDQFANALMGRGLARGDRVGIFTIPFGIHIAVTSCY
- a CDS encoding IS4 family transposase, coding for MSEHIDKNVFQTILSPVLPLIEVTQNSLHNDLDTYKLSLSSFTTNLLFGIITRIKSVGQIVTEIKTSPTAKALGLVVASKSMYNEAFNRYPPEIFKDIFHQLVKELDLHKIPEISHLGKMLIVDGSLFPAISNMAWACYKKTANAIKMHLSFELNRMIPTEFISTEGNFSEKEFVKQILREGITYVCDRGYIAFNLFKQISDSNAFFIIRGKSNMTYTVKECLTATVPDTFLKFFSDITDSNIIFNSDENKASYRIVSFTAMGENYILITNRNDLTTYEIIMLYAYRWQVELFFRFIKRTFKGIHLMSQSPHGVQIQFYLYMIAYLLLLSFKQDTEIISRENEKDEHESEENNKNETLLTSSSCSNSNAKRPYVCGLVTLLGEKLKQFYKIGLHWLLAVKNNLLEIFDVNIAKVIAQYSYQ
- a CDS encoding AMP-binding protein, translated to MTVPNSIGIFMQNSPHYVISFFGIIRAGGVVVNLNPMFKAMELAPIIEKTGINMIIVQDTLCSEFNKVDNAGRIETVIVARFADFLSKQPLFSPPDEVFGTDQPFSGTVDFKDILDEGMPIPVCRIHDMDNDLAMLQLTGGTTGVPKAAMISIRSLTIAVCASMHWFGLTPKETSLGIAPFFHIMGLQVTMIPALFAGGKLVILTRFVPAIIAQAIAEKKCTVWVAAPTMITALVNMPTIEQFDFSSLRVIVTGGSPISITLQQRIKEIAPNSQLGEGYGLTEVLAAGGVVTPLGNWKPGFTGIPIIKENDLRIMDLEGREEEMPCNQKGEIAIKGPTVMNGYWNEPEETKKVMKNGWFYTGDIGLMDEDGYLKIVDRKKELILCSGFNVYPTELENTMLMHPAILEVAVIGIPDDYRGESVKAFVVLKDQFKDELTAEGLINWCKDNMAAYKRPHEVEFTESLPKSGAGKILKRLLKK
- a CDS encoding toxin HicA, which codes for MTKIDDLLIQIKKNPKDVRFSELCRICDHFFGEPRQKKSSHRIYKTPWQGDPRVNIQNDKGKAKTYQVKQVLLAIEKLEVGHGPKR